From Lucilia cuprina isolate Lc7/37 chromosome 4, ASM2204524v1, whole genome shotgun sequence:
cgctggaagacagtttaatgGATGATTGAGGATATtcaaataaacctccatcggagcgaGACAGCTACCAACGCTCTAATGGCTAAAATCAACACAGATAATATATATAGCTTTAATCTAGgaaccttggacgattcgcaacaaggtttctggattaaatcacgtaaatttccaacttttctacgctgatacaggatctcgcccgagaacatgtatcttatgtcacaagaacttatgttttctcctctcaacaggattattAACATCGGATGCACAGTGCTGAAGCAAGGTCATGGCAACATGTTCCTTGCATCTatttacctgcctttcgattctccgacactaccaccaacgtcggatCTGATGAAATGTTATAATGTCTCCCATTATTCCCCTAACACGAGCTAATATTATGTTAACTACTTACAttgcaactttttatttttgcattacattttatttttataaatgttaccAAACTTATTTACAGACATTTTtcctaataattattttatttaaaattgcttttcagcaattattaaaattgtgaaattattattttttttataaattgcaaaaatccaCATAAGTTTGTTTTGTACCCAATTTAAGAACGGAAACAAAACACACTTATGCTTAGTAGGCAAAACCGCTTTAGttaacaaacataaatcaatatgtaaattagtatataagaaacaattttgaattaataaagCGCATTTAATAATTACACCTCATCAAgccgtgtttttttttattgttttaaattacgtTCTTTTAATTGGCGCAGTCGGTAGGATTCGCGATATAAGTACAAAAGATCTTATATACGTTGAACGTTTAATCGCGAaaaggaaaacaataaaaaaaatattctgcgATTCCACGGGACCCTCCAGAATAAGCGACAAAGTAGTCGAAAAAAAGGACTAATTTAAAAGCTGGATACTTTTAATTATGTcctataatttttaagtgaaaaaaagcttgtgaaaaaaaattaaattgaattgaaagaactaaaaaagtaaaatataattataaatgtgaaaaattgaatagaattgaaataattaaaatttaaagaacttaaaattataaaactaataaaaaaatttcctcaGGACTTTGtagataaaaaaaagtttaacactTTTACTACAACcaggaataaataaaaaaaaaactgaactgaaaaaaaaaatataatataaaaacgtgaaaaaaaaagcttgaaaaaaatttaattgaattgaaagaactaaaaaagtaaaaatataatataaatgtgaaaattgaacagaattgaaaataattaaaatttaaagaactaaaaattataaaactaaaaaaaataaaaaaaaaatttcctcagGACTTTGtagataaaaaaaagtttaacactTTTACTACAACcaggaataaataaaaaaatttaactgaactgacaaaaaaaacaacttgtgAATTGacaaaactgaaaaagaaatatatataaacgtgaaaaaaataaattgaacagTGAAAttaagtaatataaaaaaaaactagaacccAAAGGAAAGCTTAATAGTGAAGGAAGGCTCAAATCAACAATCAGCTTACAACATTTCATAGACGGAATAAAGAAGGAACCAACATAAACAGACAACCAAGAGGATCAACTTATCACCATTTAAAAAGTAAGACTAGTTCCtaagaagaaattaaaatatctaattaatataagaaaattatttaaatgaatgtgATAGAGGAATTCGAAAAGGAAATCGAATTTCTCATTGAATTGTACATTGTAAATGAAAAAGATAGGGACAGTTTAAGAGGACTCTTAAGACAGTTAACACTTATTGAGATAAAATCACGGAATAAATATCTAAGGAATAAGAAAAAATCAGGAAGACCAATAAGAATATAGTAAGGGTAAATAGAAGGAGACtcattttagaaaagtttgaaaaatttattcataatgacagaagaaaatcaaaaaccttCAGTTAGGATTGacccattaaaatatttaaaccaaattCCGGAATTTAGCGGAGATTATCGTGATTTACAAACCTTTATTAACTTGATAGATATGGTCTATCCCATACTTACTGTTTACGACGAACCTTCACAATTACTATTCTCAGATATAATTAAAAGCAGACTTACTGGAAAGGCAAGAGAAGTTATAGAGATCAATTGCCAAGTACAATCATGGACAGATATAAAGACTGTACTACATAATAATTTCGGGGACAGATGTGGACTTGAGGAACTGTTCGATAAACTAAAAGGTACAACCTTCAAAACTAAcagtgtagaattttataatgaaataaagcaAAGACTTAGAAgtcttaacaataaaacaattatgacAATCGGTTCCGGACCAGCGGCAAATGAATGTGCCagaaataacatgaaaactgccTTAAATGTGTTTAAGGAAAAGATTCCCGAACCTATGCGTACAATTCTAACATGTAGGAACCCCCAGACCCTTGAAGTAGCAATGGAAATACTATTCCAAGCTGGCTATGCGTACGTCACATCAACAAACGAAATATTTCCCAGCTATGGAAAACCACCGAACAAAataggacataaaaatcgacaAACATACCGACAAGTTGGTAACAACAATTCTAATAATACAAAGACTTTTAACAATCGAAACACGCAAccacatttttcatataatcaACCAAACCCTCGAAATCACTATCGGAATGACATTCAAAATATCTCAAATAATTGGGAAAGAAGAGACTATCGGAACTCTAATCATAACggacaaaatcaacaacaaaataactggAATCCTTTCAGACAACAGGACAGACAAAATATACAACGTGACAACTATTTCCCTAGACCTGAACCCATGGACGTAAATAACATTGAGACACACCAATTAATCGCAATCATCCTCAAggtgaaaattttcgattttctgCCTCAAGAAATACCATACATAAAAGTGGAAACTAAATTGGGACACCTCAAACTAATTATAGATACAGGTGCAACTAATTCAATTCTGAATCCAAATATATGTCATCCTAAATGGATACAGAAAGTTCACCCTATCCCTATAAAAACATTGCAAcaccaaataaatattaatgaaaaagcaAAAATCCCTATTTTTAAGGAATTCGGTAGAGGAATTGACACaatggaattttatataacTAAATTTCATGAATATTATGACGGACTTATAGAAACGATTTACTTAGACCATTGAAAGCTAAAATTTGTTATGAGACAAATACGATAAATATAGGAGGAAACACATTACCTCTTCTTGTTAAAAGCGAAGATGAACAGAAACCCAATATAATAAGGACGACGAGAATTATATATaaggaattaaatgaaaatggaaTAACAAAAACGGAAACCTTGGAAATGGAAATTAATTTTGCGTCAGATTTTAGATCTATTAATGATCAGATTCGAGTAGAACACCTAAATGCtgaagaaaaattacaattgttAGCAATGATAAATAAGTACCATGATCTTTTCTACCAAGAAAATGACGGACTTTCATTTACATCCGCTATAAAACACAAGATCAGGACGACAAACAACGTTCCTATATTTAGCAAATCATACAGGTATCCATATATTCATAAGAATGAAGTAGAAAAGCAAATCAAGGAAATGCTCGACAACAACATAATTAGGCACAGTAACTCTCCACCTATTTGGATTGTACCCAAAAAGTCAGATGCAAGTGGAAAAACAAAATGGCGACTTGTCGTTGATTACCGCAAACTGAATGAGGTAACTATCGATGATAAGTACCCAATACctaatatagatgaaattctaGAAAAACTGGGAAGATGCCAGTATTTTACAACTTTAGACCTTGCAAAAGGATTTCATCAAATAGAAATTGATGAAGAGGATATTCATAAAACTGCCTTCAATGTAGAAGGAGGACATTATGAATTTTTGAGAATGCCTTTTGGACTGAAGACAGCTCCCAGCAACATTCCAAAGATTAATGAATAATGTTCTTAGAGAATACATCAATAAAATCTGTCTAGTTTACTTAGACGATATAATCATATTTTCCACATCACTGCAGGAGCATATGAAttctattaaacttatttttgacCGTTTAAAGGATGCAAACTTGAAAATCCAATTAGATAAATCTGAATTTCTTAAGAAAGAAACAGATTTCTTAGGTCATATAATAACGCCAGAAGGGATTAAGACAAACCCAAAGAAAGTTGAGTGCGTTAAAAATTTCCCTATtccaaaaaatactaaacaaattaaacaatttcttggCCTTACTGGCTATTACAGGAAATTTATCAAAGATTATTCATTAATCGCGAAACCCATgacgaaatatttgaaaaaagacaCAAAACTTAACTTGAATGACCCTGAATATGAGAAAAGCTTCAATACCCTTAAAACTTTACTAATTAATGACCCAATACTAGCATATCCTGACTTTACAAAAACATTCACGCTCACTACTGATGCCAGTAACTATGCACTAGGAGCTATTCTTTCACAGGACAACCACCCAATATGTTTCGCTAGTCGTACTCTCAACAcacatgaaata
This genomic window contains:
- the LOC124419203 gene encoding glycosyltransferase-like protein gnt13, translated to MTEENQKPSVRIDPLKYLNQIPEFSGDYRDLQTFINLIDMVYPILTVYDEPSQLLFSDIIKSRLTGKAREVIEINCQVQSWTDIKTVLHNNFGDRCGLEELFDKLKGTTFKTNSVEFYNEIKQRLRSLNNKTIMTIGSGPAANECARNNMKTALNVFKEKIPEPMRTILTCRNPQTLEVAMEILFQAGYAYVTSTNEIFPSYGKPPNKIGHKNRQTYRQVGNNNSNNTKTFNNRNTQPHFSYNQPNPRNHYRNDIQNISNNWERRDYRNSNHNGQNQQQNNWNPFRQQDRQNIQRDNYFPRPEPMDVNNIETHQLIAIILKVKIFDFLPQEIPYIKVETKLGHLKLIIDTESSPYPYKNIATPNKY